A region from the Ictalurus punctatus breed USDA103 chromosome 25, Coco_2.0, whole genome shotgun sequence genome encodes:
- the dusp23a gene encoding dual specificity protein phosphatase 23 — MENPSGTPPNFSWVDVNKVAGLAWPSSPAHYRFLLEKGIKHLVCLCESKPPAYESCPDLKLHHIAMVDFTAPSLSQIQTFISVTEHANAGQAVAVHCKHGLGRTGTMLACYLLKTRKMSGAEAIKTIRALRPGSIETREQERAVLEFQKYLQESCETTVLK, encoded by the exons atggagaacCCTTCTGGCACTCCACCAAACTTCTCCTGGGTGGATGTTAATAAAGTGGCAGGACTGGCCTGGCCCTCCAGCCCAGCTCATTACCGCTTCTTACTGGAGAAGGGGATTAAACacctggtgtgtttgtgtgaatccAAACCGCCGGCTTATGAGAGCTGTCCGGATCTCAAACTGCACCACATCGCCATGGTGGACTTCACTGCACCGAGTCTGAGCCAAATCCAGACCTTTATCTCCGTCACTGAACACGCCAACGCAGGACAG GCGGTTGCGGTGCACTGTAAACACGGCCTCGGCCGCACCGGAACCATGCTGGCCTGCTACCTGCTGAAGACGAGGAAGATGTCCGGAGCGGAGGCGATTAAAACCATCCGGGCGCTTCGCCCGGGATCCATCGAGACGCGCGAGCAGGAGCGAGCCGTGCTGGAGTTTCAGAAGTACCTCCAGGAGAGTTGTGAAACCACggtgttaaaataa